Proteins encoded within one genomic window of Acidovorax sp. 107:
- a CDS encoding metal/formaldehyde-sensitive transcriptional repressor, whose product MSHTIQQKSKLLARVRRIRGQVEALERALDAEKGCADILHQIAAVRGAMGGLMTEVLEQHVHTHIASPEIASDAERAQGAHELVDVLRAYIK is encoded by the coding sequence ATGAGTCACACCATCCAACAAAAATCCAAACTGCTGGCTCGGGTGCGTCGCATCCGGGGGCAGGTCGAAGCCCTGGAGCGCGCGCTCGATGCAGAAAAAGGGTGCGCAGACATCCTTCACCAGATTGCAGCCGTGCGCGGCGCCATGGGTGGGCTGATGACGGAGGTGCTTGAACAGCATGTGCACACCCATATCGCCAGTCCAGAGATCGCCAGCGACGCCGAGCGCGCGCAGGGCGCCCATGAATTGGTCGATGTTTTGCGCGCCTACATCAAGTGA
- a CDS encoding AraC family transcriptional regulator: protein MVANRATAGTLGSVKPPIQPANHLSAPATAPAATPIAFVRAIALAYEQRGRSPERALAQAQIAPQLLQDDRAHITAWQMEQISDAAMQELDDEALGWFSRRLPWGSYGMLARASISSPTLQVALARWCRHHGLLADDIALHLTTSGDTATLAITEARDLGALREFCLVSVLRNAHGLACWMVDSRIPLIAAEFAFDAPPHADAYAVLFRGPITFHAPRTAIHFDARYLHLPLRRDEQALRQMLQHALPLTVLHYRRDRLLVQRVRQLLAAPLPGQPSHALPQHSAESLAALLHVSPRTLHRQLKEEGATLQGLKDEVRRTRAVELLHRTQRPIKQVAEAAGFENEKSFIRAFRGWTGQSPAEFRRAVRV, encoded by the coding sequence ATGGTTGCAAATCGTGCCACGGCTGGCACACTCGGCAGCGTGAAACCGCCCATCCAACCCGCCAACCACTTGTCCGCGCCCGCCACGGCCCCTGCCGCCACGCCCATCGCCTTCGTGCGGGCCATCGCTCTCGCCTACGAGCAGCGCGGCAGGAGCCCCGAACGCGCCCTGGCCCAGGCACAGATTGCGCCGCAGCTGCTGCAAGACGACAGGGCACACATCACCGCCTGGCAGATGGAACAGATTTCCGACGCCGCTATGCAGGAGCTGGATGACGAAGCCCTGGGCTGGTTCAGCCGCCGCCTGCCCTGGGGCAGCTACGGCATGCTGGCGCGCGCCTCCATCAGCTCACCCACGCTGCAGGTCGCCCTGGCCCGCTGGTGCCGCCACCACGGTTTGCTGGCGGACGACATTGCGCTGCACCTCACCACCAGCGGCGACACCGCCACCCTGGCCATCACCGAAGCCCGCGACCTGGGTGCACTGCGCGAGTTCTGCCTGGTGTCGGTGCTGCGCAATGCCCATGGCCTGGCCTGCTGGATGGTGGACTCGCGCATCCCCCTCATCGCTGCCGAATTTGCGTTTGATGCCCCACCGCATGCCGATGCGTATGCCGTCCTGTTCCGTGGCCCCATCACCTTCCACGCACCACGCACCGCCATCCACTTCGACGCCCGCTACCTGCACCTGCCCCTGCGCCGCGACGAACAGGCCCTGCGCCAGATGCTGCAACACGCCCTGCCCCTGACCGTGCTGCACTACCGCCGCGACCGCCTGCTGGTGCAGCGCGTGCGCCAGCTGCTGGCCGCGCCCCTGCCCGGCCAGCCCTCCCATGCATTGCCCCAGCACAGCGCCGAATCACTGGCCGCGCTGCTGCACGTGTCGCCGCGCACGCTGCACCGGCAGTTGAAGGAAGAAGGCGCCACGCTGCAGGGCCTGAAAGACGAGGTGCGCCGCACCCGCGCGGTGGAGCTACTGCACCGCACGCAGCGGCCCATCAAGCAGGTGGCCGAGGCCGCGGGGTTTGAGAACGAGAAGAGTTTTATCCGGGCGTTTCGCGGGTGGACGGGACAGTCGCCGGCGGAGTTTCGGAGGGCGGTGCGGGTGTAG